The sequence AGACCCCAAAGCGGGTTGGCATAGCACCGGAAAAAGATGAGTGAGGCCAGCCGGCCGCTGGGGGTCGTCAGCGTGGCATCGACTGTGTCCGCGGAAACCGCCTTGACGTTGCCAACGTCGTCAATGATTTCGGCCTTCGAAAAAACCAGCACCGTGTCGGCGGGGCTGTCGGCGAAGGTTTCCAGGCAACGCCGCAGCAGGCTTGGATAAAGGACATCATCGTGGGAAGCCCACTTGAAGAATTCGCCGCGCGCGAGTTCGAAAACCCGGTTGTAATTCCCGCGCGCACCAATGTTATGCTCGTTGCGGTAATAGCGGATCCGCGCATCCCGGGCCGCATACTCCCGGCAGATGTCCGGCGTCGCATCCGTGGATGCATTGTCCGAAATAATCAGCTCAAAGTCGGGGTAATCCTGGCCGAGGATGGAATCCAAGGCCGATCGCAAATACCGCTCGCCGTTGTAAACCGGCAAGCCGACGCTGACCCGAGGAATGTGTGCCGACATAAGACGCGCCTTTATGTTTCCGGTGGTTGACCTTTTCCGCGTTGAAACATTTCCCTGACCAAATCCACGAAGAAGGCTTTCTGCCCCATCACCCACAACAGCATCCCCGCATCAACCGCCAGCACGAGCCCCAGCCCGCACAGCAAACGGAGCACCGGTGACCATGCCTGCCCCAGCAGGAGGTTGAAACCCAACCCGGCCGCCGCCGCGCACAGACCGGACAAGGCCGCCGGTCCGAGTGACTTTAAGATGTCCATGAAGCGAATGCCGGTCCCCCGGATCGCCCAAAGGATGACCGGCACGATCAAAACCGTCATCACCACCGAATAGGCCAGGGCCACGCCCTTGGGGCCGTAATGCAACCCGCCCAAAATGCCCAGAATGACCGCGGGCGCGATCAGCAGGGAGATGTTGAAGCTGCGCACCACCCGGCCGGTGGAAATCAAAAACCACCCGAACGGATTGATCATGCCAAAGGCGAGCACGGTGGGGCCCAGCAACCGGAAAATGGGCACCGCGCCGTCCCACTGCGCCCCCAGCGCAATATGAATCATCTCCGGTGCAAACAGAACACAGCCGAGGGTAACCGGAATGCAGAGTGACACCACGGTGGCATAAACCTTCAGAAAGGAGGTCCGCAAACGCGCGGGCTCGGATTGCAACCGGGAGAAGACCGGAAACGCCACGGTGTTGACGGCATTGTGCAACTGGGTGGTGGGCAGGTTGACCAGGGAATAGGCGCGGCCGTAGAGTCCCAGCGCGTCCGCTCCCCAAAAGCGTCCCAACAACACCTTCTCCAGGTTGTAACCCAGATACACCACCACATTGTTCAACGTCAGGATGCCGCCAAAATGCAGCGCCGAGCGCAGCCCGAAGCCCCGCCGGGGCCGGCCGGGCAGCCACCGGACGGAAAGCCACAAACCCGCCACGTTGACGAGCGGGGCGGCCACCATGCTCCCCACCAGCGCCCAGTAGCCGCACCCATAGGCGGCCATGGCAATGCCGGTCAATGAACCCGCCACCAGCGAGGCGATTTGCACCTTGGCCAGGGCGAGAAACCGCATCTCCCGCACCAGCAAGGCCGAGTGTTGCACGCCCAGGCCGCCCAGCAAAAACGTCGAGGCCACCACCAGGGTCATCCAGAACAGCCGCGGCTCGTGGTTGAAGGCGGCCAGCAAGGGCGCCAGAAGGGCCACCATCAAGGCCAGCAGGGTGCCCAACGCCACATTGATCCAGAACAGCGTCGACGTTTGCTCGTGCGTGACGGTATCGCTTTGAATGGTGGCCATGCTCAGACCGATGTCCCCAAACAAACCAACGATGCCGGTCCACGCCACGATCATCCCCTGCAAACCGAAATCCGCCGGGGTGAGCAGCCGGGCCATGACCATGGTGGTGGCCGTCGTGAGCACGAACTTGAATCCCTGGGAAACCAGGGTGACCGCGCCGCCGCGCACGGATTTGCGCTTGATCTGCTCGGCGTTCTGCCGGCCAAAAATCCGGCCCAAGCCGCCGGCCGGATTCGGTTCCGCCGCGACCGCCCCCGGTTGACTGATGGGAGCAGACTGATTCATCTCGTTTGACACTGTGTGTGTTGCCGATTCAGGTGAACAAAGCCGGCGGTTCTTTCACTTGCGAGGGGACGTTTCGAAGTGTTGCCGGCCTTCGCTGCACGGGCGCGATCGAATGTGCTCCCGGTAAAAGATCTGGGCCCGGCGATAGGCCGGAAAAAAGCGGAGCAGATTGAACCAGCGGGTGCAAACCAGCGCCACGCCGACCACAAAGTAATAAGGATTGAACCGGCGAGCCACATACCGGCCGCAGGCCCGGAGCTGCCGGAGTTGATCAATGACAAAGACGTTCCAGTAGATGACCGACCAGGGGGAATGTCCCCGGAATTTCCGGTAGAGCCCGGGATGCTTGTAAAACAGATAAAACTCGCTCTCCAGACATTTCACCCAGCGCGCCCGCCGCACGAAGGTGTCGCGACGGGGTGGATGTTCAATCTGCGCGGCGGGCGCATAAACGATCGCACCCTGCGGCATGACGCGCCACGCGAGGTCGGCGTCTTCGTTGTGAGCAAACGAAAACGATTCATCGAAGCCGCCCGCCTGTTCAAAGACAGTGCGGGCATACGCCGCGTTGCACGTGGGCACGGCCGAGTCCAGTCCCTCCATGTCCACCTGGTGCGTGAAGGGCGTAATCTGCTGCGGGTTCGTCGTCGTGCGTCCCTGCAGGACACAGGCGCCCGTGGTGGTGAACGCCTGCAGCAGGTTCTCCAGCCAGCCCGGCGTGGCGAGGCAGTCATCATCGGTGAACGCGATGTAGGGTGCCCGGGCCGCCCGCGCCCCGGCGTTGCGCGCCGCGCCCGGCCCCCGGTTGCGGGTTTCCAGCAAGGTCACATTGGGCTGGGCAACCTGCAGGCGGCGCACCAGGTCGCCGGTCCCGTCGGTGGACCCGTCACTCACCACCACCACTTCATAGTCCGCCGTCGGCAGCGTCTGACGCGCCAGTGATTCCAGCAACTGACGCAACGAGTCACGCCGGTTGAACGTGGGCACCACGACGGAAATGCGTGGCGCCGCCACGGCACTCTCCCGAACGGGTGGAGACGAAACCTTGGGAATGGTATCAACCATGGCCACCTCTTAACGAATGACCCGGCAGTTTACGGCTGGAACGGACTCATGCCGGACGCCAACGCGGCATCCGGCTCACCACGGCGTCATAGGCTTCGGCAAAGGCGGACAACCGGCAAATCCGGCACAACAGGAAATACACGGTGACACCGGCTGCCACCTGGACCACCAACCGCCCCAGTTCCCCGCCCAGCGGAATCAGTCCGGCCAGCCACACCGCCCCGCCCATGACCGTCGAAATGCCCAGATAGGGCGACAAGTCCAGAATTTGTTCCTTCCACGAGTAACCAAACAACCGGACCGAGTAATGGCAATTCAGCGCGCACGCGATGATCGAGACGACGATGTCGCCCAGAAGCAGGCCTTTGACGCCATAGCGGAACGTGACGGCAATGGCGGCCACCAGAATGACCTTCTTGATGACTTCGAGCCGCAGAAACAAATCCGACCGTCCCTGGGCGGACAGCGCGTTGAGGTGAATCAGGCTCAGCGGATAGAGGGCCCCGCCCACGCACAGCAACTGGATGTAAGGCACGCAGGCCTCCCACTTTGCCGTCAGCAACACCACCACCAGCGGGTGGGCGATCACGGCCAGCCCCGCCATCATCGGAAAGTTGATCAAGGCCAGTCCCTGGGCGGCCTTGCGCACGCCGCGTTTGAGCTGGCTCTTGTCCTGTTGCACCGCGGCGAACACCGGGAAGGAGACGCGCCCGACGATGCTGCACAGATTATCGACCGGCAGTTGCTGCATCTGTTTGGCGCGCGTAAACAATCCGAGCGCCGCCGGCGTGTAGATGCGGCCGATGACCAGCGAATAAATCTCGTTGAACGCGCTGTTCAGCAACCCCGAGGCGAACAACTTCGAACCGTAGGGCAGCAGCTCGCGCAAGGAGGTCATGCTGAACGCCGCCACCGGCCGCCAGTCGTGGTAAACCCACAGCAACACCACGCGGAGGGCATCGCCAAGCAACACCTGCGCCACCAGGCTCAACACCCCGCAACCGCGCATGGCCATGATGACGGCCACGATTCCGGAAATCACCGTGGAAAGCGCGCTCGCCTTCAACTGGGTTTTGAAATCAATCTCCTTGGTGAGGAGCATCGTCTGCACCAGCCCCAGCGAACCGATGAAAACGTCCAGCGCCATGAGCCGCGTGAGACTGGTGAGAATGGGCTGCCGGTAGAACTGGGCGACCCACGGCGCCGCCAGATACAACGCCAGCGCCACCAGCGCGCCGAAGAGCACGTTCACGTAAAACACCGTGGACTCATCTTCGCGGGTGGTGTTTTGCTTCTGAATCAGCCCTTCCCCCAATCCGCAGTTCACGAACACGCCGGACACGGCGAGGAAAATGCCGAGCATGCCGATCAAACCAAACTCCGCCGGCATGAGCAGGCGCGCGAGAATGACCCCAATGGCGAAGCGGATCACCTGCACGGACAGGCGCTCCACCCCGCTCCAGACCACCGCATTGATGGCTTTGTGTTTGAGGCTCACGACGAACTAGCGGACTGATTTGGCGGCGTGCTCGGCGACGGAACATACGACCCGGGCGGGAACCCCATACGCGACCACCCCGGCCGGCACGTCCTTGGTCACGACGGCCCCCGCGCCCACGATCGACCCGGCACCGATGTGAATCCGGTCGAGAACGATGGCACCGATGCCCAGCCATGCCGCCGCGGCCACCGTCACCAAGCCGCCCAGGCGGGCACCGGGACCAATGTGAGCCCCGGCCTCAATGTGACATTCGTGATCCACGCTGGCGCACGTGTTGACAATGACGTTCTGGTCGAGGCACGCCCGTGGGCCGATCACGGCCCCCGCGGCGACGACAGCACCGGGCCCAACCCGGCTGTTGCCGGCCACCGTGGCCCGGGGATGGATTGCGGTTGCCAGGGAAAGACCTTTTGCCTCAACCACCGCCGCCAGCTGCAAGCGGGCCGCACAATCGCCAAAGCCAAATACGACATGCGTCACCCCTTGAGCCGCCGCCTGATCCAGATACTCCCGCCCGCCCAGCACCGGAATGCCTTCGACCAGCGTTCCGTGCCGGTCCCGCTTGAAATCATCGATCATGCCGGCGATGGCGACCTCCTTTTGCTGGCTCAGGATGTCGGCCACCACCAAGGCGTGACCGGATGATCCCCAAATGATGACGGTTTGATGAGCCACTAGAATGAACCACGCCGTAGCGTCGCGAGCGATTGATTGAGAGAAGGAGCCTCCGGCGCAGGGCAAATCACGCCACCGGCTGTTCGACGGGCCGCACCGCCTGGGTGCGGCGGGGCGTTCGCCGTCCCAAATGCCGGATCAGCTCGCAAATCTTCTCCACGTCCGCGAGCGCGAGGGAATCGTAGATCGGCAGCGTCAGAATCCGTTGGGCGATGCGCCGGGCCTGGGTCAGCGGCGCCGTCAGGGCCACATTGCGGTAACAGGGGAAATCGTTCACCAGCGGATAAAAATAGCGCCGCGTGAAAACATTGTATTGCTGCAATGCGGTGTAGAGCCCGTCGCGGCTCAGGCCGAATTCCGCCTCATCGATTTCGACGGGGAAATAGGCGTGATTGAACCGGACGTTGCCCGCCGGGAGGTGCGGCAGCCGCAGCCCCGGAACGTCCCTCAGGCAGGACCGGTAGAGCGCATCGATTTGCGCGCGCCGGCTGATGATGGCCTCCAGATACCGCAGCACCTGCAGGCCCATCAGCGCCTGAAACTCGTTCATCTTGGCGTTGGTGCCCGGCATGACCACCTCCAGCTCGTTCTCAAAGCCGAAATTCTTGAGGTAGTCGAACGGCTTTTTGAGGCCCGGATCGGTAAACATCAACATGCCCCCCTCCACCGAGTGGTAGAGCTTGGTGGCGTGGAAACTGAACATGCTCAGGTCACCATAGTGGCCGATGGATTTGCCGTCCACGGTCACGCCGAAGGCGTGGGCGGCATCATACAACAGCACCAGCCGATGCCGCCGGGCGATGTCCGCCAGTTCGGCCAGCCGGCAGGGATAGCCATAGACATGCACCGCCAGGATGGCCGTGGTCCAGGGCGTAATGGCCGCCTCCACCTGGGCCGGGTCGAGCGTGTAATGTTCCGGCTCGATGTCCACGAACACCGGCCGGATTTTGTTCCAGTAAAGCGCGTGCGTGGTGGCGACAAACGTGAAGGGCGTGGTGATGACTTCGCCGGACAACTGCAATCCTTGCAGGGCGATTTGCAGCGCGAGCGTGCCGTTGTTGAACAGGCACAGATTGTCGCTGCCCATCAACTCCGCCAGTTGCCGCTGGAACCGTTGCACCACGGGACCGTTGTTCGTGAGCCAGCGGGAATCCCAAATCTCCTGCAGGCCTTCCGTGAATTCGGCCAGCGGCGGCAGAAACGGACTCGTTACGTAAATGGGTTTTTCAAACGGCTTCAACATGGGGTGTGAGGGGTCAATCGCCGGATCCCGGCGGTGAGCGGTGTCCAGTCAGGACCGCACCATCCGGCCCAACTTGCGCCAGCCGCGCTTGGAAAAGGTCAGGGTGGCCAGCGCCGGCCGCACCATTTGTTTCGCCAGCGGTGACTTGCTGCCATGGTAGTAAAGTTGCGCCTCCCAGGGAACGCGGCCTGCGCCCACGTATTCCTGCAAGGCCTGGGCCGCCGCGGGAAAATCTCCGGCCTCGTAGGCCAGGCCCAGCACATGCAACGCCGACCTTGCCCTGGCCGCCCGTCGGGCTTCGGCTGAACCGCCGTATTTGGCCAGGTAGTAATCCAGCACGTCCTTGGCCGACAACGCGAACCGCAACGCCCGGGCCGGATTGCGGGATTGGGAGGCCGATTCCGGCAGGAAGCGGTGCGTGGCCAGGGACTCCGGCAGATACTTCACCTTGCCCCGCCGGGAAACTTCCAGCCAGCGCTGGGTGTCGCCCATTAGAAAACGGGCATCATAAAACTCCGGGCACTCCTGGCAGAGCGGCAACAGGACCGCACTCCGGAGGCAGACCGTCAGCGTCAGCACATTCCGTGACCCGGAGAGAATCTCGTTGTAGGCATCGGCATCATCCAGCCCCGGACGCGCCCCCAATGCGGACGGAATCAGCCGGCCCGAACTTTCATAAAGTGCGCGATAGTCGCTGTGCACCATCACGTAATCCGGGTTCGCCTCCAGAAAGGCGACCTGCCGCGCCAGCTTGTCTGGCGCATGCCAGTAATCATCCCCTTCACAGTAGGCGATGTATTTTCCCCGGCAGGCCAGTTCACAGCGCCGGCAATTCTCATGCGCCCCCACATTTTTGTCTCCCGTCAGCAACCGGACCACCTGCGGGTGCGTCCGCGCGTATTCGCGCACGATGTCGCGCGTGTTGTCGGGTGAACAATCCTCGCCCACGATCAACTCGACGGGAAACGACGTCTTCTGCTGGAGGACGCCTTCAATGGCCTCACGAATGTAAGGACCATGGTTGTAGGCCAGCATCACCACGCTCACCAGGGGCGGAGCGGTTACTGGGTCCGA is a genomic window of Verrucomicrobiia bacterium containing:
- a CDS encoding glycosyltransferase, whose translation is MSAHIPRVSVGLPVYNGERYLRSALDSILGQDYPDFELIISDNASTDATPDICREYAARDARIRYYRNEHNIGARGNYNRVFELARGEFFKWASHDDVLYPSLLRRCLETFADSPADTVLVFSKAEIIDDVGNVKAVSADTVDATLTTPSGRLASLIFFRCYANPLWGLIKAEALRQTRLMGWIESDHVLLAELAMRGRLIEMSEILYQQRRHAGSAIPKHPKRRDLYAWTDPRKGKSAILLPHWVLCDWEYFKAIRHARLSLWQQLLCSSAVLCVPGWRWFLAVTGPVRDRLGLHRKRKATEPGMTPKVQLEPAMTNERQMNVYDAKVTRGGNG
- a CDS encoding lipopolysaccharide biosynthesis protein → MNQSAPISQPGAVAAEPNPAGGLGRIFGRQNAEQIKRKSVRGGAVTLVSQGFKFVLTTATTMVMARLLTPADFGLQGMIVAWTGIVGLFGDIGLSMATIQSDTVTHEQTSTLFWINVALGTLLALMVALLAPLLAAFNHEPRLFWMTLVVASTFLLGGLGVQHSALLVREMRFLALAKVQIASLVAGSLTGIAMAAYGCGYWALVGSMVAAPLVNVAGLWLSVRWLPGRPRRGFGLRSALHFGGILTLNNVVVYLGYNLEKVLLGRFWGADALGLYGRAYSLVNLPTTQLHNAVNTVAFPVFSRLQSEPARLRTSFLKVYATVVSLCIPVTLGCVLFAPEMIHIALGAQWDGAVPIFRLLGPTVLAFGMINPFGWFLISTGRVVRSFNISLLIAPAVILGILGGLHYGPKGVALAYSVVMTVLIVPVILWAIRGTGIRFMDILKSLGPAALSGLCAAAAGLGFNLLLGQAWSPVLRLLCGLGLVLAVDAGMLLWVMGQKAFFVDLVREMFQRGKGQPPET
- a CDS encoding glycosyltransferase — encoded protein: MVDTIPKVSSPPVRESAVAAPRISVVVPTFNRRDSLRQLLESLARQTLPTADYEVVVVSDGSTDGTGDLVRRLQVAQPNVTLLETRNRGPGAARNAGARAARAPYIAFTDDDCLATPGWLENLLQAFTTTGACVLQGRTTTNPQQITPFTHQVDMEGLDSAVPTCNAAYARTVFEQAGGFDESFSFAHNEDADLAWRVMPQGAIVYAPAAQIEHPPRRDTFVRRARWVKCLESEFYLFYKHPGLYRKFRGHSPWSVIYWNVFVIDQLRQLRACGRYVARRFNPYYFVVGVALVCTRWFNLLRFFPAYRRAQIFYREHIRSRPCSEGRQHFETSPRK
- a CDS encoding lipopolysaccharide biosynthesis protein; this encodes MSLKHKAINAVVWSGVERLSVQVIRFAIGVILARLLMPAEFGLIGMLGIFLAVSGVFVNCGLGEGLIQKQNTTREDESTVFYVNVLFGALVALALYLAAPWVAQFYRQPILTSLTRLMALDVFIGSLGLVQTMLLTKEIDFKTQLKASALSTVISGIVAVIMAMRGCGVLSLVAQVLLGDALRVVLLWVYHDWRPVAAFSMTSLRELLPYGSKLFASGLLNSAFNEIYSLVIGRIYTPAALGLFTRAKQMQQLPVDNLCSIVGRVSFPVFAAVQQDKSQLKRGVRKAAQGLALINFPMMAGLAVIAHPLVVVLLTAKWEACVPYIQLLCVGGALYPLSLIHLNALSAQGRSDLFLRLEVIKKVILVAAIAVTFRYGVKGLLLGDIVVSIIACALNCHYSVRLFGYSWKEQILDLSPYLGISTVMGGAVWLAGLIPLGGELGRLVVQVAAGVTVYFLLCRICRLSAFAEAYDAVVSRMPRWRPA
- a CDS encoding acetyltransferase, which encodes MAHQTVIIWGSSGHALVVADILSQQKEVAIAGMIDDFKRDRHGTLVEGIPVLGGREYLDQAAAQGVTHVVFGFGDCAARLQLAAVVEAKGLSLATAIHPRATVAGNSRVGPGAVVAAGAVIGPRACLDQNVIVNTCASVDHECHIEAGAHIGPGARLGGLVTVAAAAWLGIGAIVLDRIHIGAGSIVGAGAVVTKDVPAGVVAYGVPARVVCSVAEHAAKSVR
- a CDS encoding DegT/DnrJ/EryC1/StrS family aminotransferase; the encoded protein is MLKPFEKPIYVTSPFLPPLAEFTEGLQEIWDSRWLTNNGPVVQRFQRQLAELMGSDNLCLFNNGTLALQIALQGLQLSGEVITTPFTFVATTHALYWNKIRPVFVDIEPEHYTLDPAQVEAAITPWTTAILAVHVYGYPCRLAELADIARRHRLVLLYDAAHAFGVTVDGKSIGHYGDLSMFSFHATKLYHSVEGGMLMFTDPGLKKPFDYLKNFGFENELEVVMPGTNAKMNEFQALMGLQVLRYLEAIISRRAQIDALYRSCLRDVPGLRLPHLPAGNVRFNHAYFPVEIDEAEFGLSRDGLYTALQQYNVFTRRYFYPLVNDFPCYRNVALTAPLTQARRIAQRILTLPIYDSLALADVEKICELIRHLGRRTPRRTQAVRPVEQPVA
- a CDS encoding glycosyltransferase, which produces MTTPTLLNALPPAMICPSDPVTAPPLVSVVMLAYNHGPYIREAIEGVLQQKTSFPVELIVGEDCSPDNTRDIVREYARTHPQVVRLLTGDKNVGAHENCRRCELACRGKYIAYCEGDDYWHAPDKLARQVAFLEANPDYVMVHSDYRALYESSGRLIPSALGARPGLDDADAYNEILSGSRNVLTLTVCLRSAVLLPLCQECPEFYDARFLMGDTQRWLEVSRRGKVKYLPESLATHRFLPESASQSRNPARALRFALSAKDVLDYYLAKYGGSAEARRAARARSALHVLGLAYEAGDFPAAAQALQEYVGAGRVPWEAQLYYHGSKSPLAKQMVRPALATLTFSKRGWRKLGRMVRS